The window TTTTAGATTTTACAATTCAACGAAGTTTTAAACTCCCTATATTTTTCACCAACATCAACAGATTTTgtgtataaaattgaaaatttgaacTTTTCCTAGTTTATGTGAACTGCGTGCTTTCACTTTGACACAtaaatttcttttatatatatgtagtcAACATTGTTAACATATGATTTCTGCAGATTGCAAGCAATATGTTTTGGTGAAGAAGGATGGTAAAGTTATATGTCGGACTCAATGCTTAAATCCTCCCGAAAACTTGTAGGCATACTTTCTCTAGCTTTAATGCTTCTGACTTCTTATAGTATTGGAAAATTTATCCTTGTATGtcttactatatatatatatatatatatatatatatatatatatattgaattgtATGTATGTTCCTTTTGGATTATTATAGTTTAGCTAATACGGATTCATGACGATAGTGTTGATTTTGATCTTAAATCAATGAAAGAAGTTTTTCACTAGCTAAACTAGTAGGAGTTAATACCAAGATAGAGGTATAAAACCTTGCTCTCAAAGAGAAATTTGTGTTGGATTGATAAAAAGATGAACATCCTTACAAATCTTGAGGTTTAAATACCTCCTTAAAATAAAGACAAAAGACAATAAAACCCTCAGTGAGGTTACAACCCATAACTATGCAAATAGGGGTAAGGTAGGGTAAAAGGGAtaaatggcaaaacagtaaataagctTTAATGGCAAAACAGTAGTTATAGAGTGGCAAAATGATACGTACTAGTTGAGCGGGTCAACTGATGGTGCAGATGGTGTCCTGATTGTTTGGGATTCTTAGTGgttaaattattcaaataagTTGTTCCTATTTTCTATATAAGTTGTTCCTATTTTCTAGTTGGATTTTATTTGTTACAGTTGTTTAGCTGCTATATAAAtccttttattttatcataagGGATATGAATAATAAATCCAAAAACACTTTCTTCTTCTCCGATTTCTTCTCACTTCTCCTGTTTCTTATAATCACAGTCTGTGCTATTAAATTCAGCCTTATCacaaaacagtaaatagaatAAAACAGGACTATGGCAGGTTTGTCTTCGAAGGCAGCCCACACGGCGTGTGGTCTATATGACACGCCGTGTGGCTTAATAGACTCTGGCTTCTCGAATGGCTTGGGGAAAGTTCCTCAGGGTCTTCTAAATTAGTCACACGGCTTGCGAGGATAGCCACACGTGGTGTGAATTTGCCAAAAAGTTCTAGGAGCTTTAGGAAGCCAATGACATGCCGTGTGGCCATTGACACGCTGTGTGGTTCAATCTTCCCCGCTTCCTTCCTTCAGCACCATACTCACACGCCGTGTGAGCCCTTCCTCAACCCTGGCTTGAATTCCTTGaggagatgccctcatcattagCTTTAATGAAGGATTGGCTCAATAGTCTTTCCTTGCTGTGGAAATACAATGGACAACCTTTCATGGGAAAATGAACTAACAAAATAACCTACTGAGTTTTACTTGATTTTTCTTTGTCTTTTAATACTTCTGTAGATCAATGTTTTATATTGCAGATAATGTCAATAGTGGGATGATTatctacaattttttttatttttttttattgaaattgatTTTGGATTCTGGTTCAGAATTTTATTACAAATACCCTGAGTATTTTGCTAGaggcatagttgttaaaggcgcgcctCAGCAAAGTGAGCCTTGATTGCACAAGGCGAGGTGCAGTTTAAGAGACTCTGGCCTGGGCTTCAACCactaatctaatttaaataaacttaatctTAACCATTGatctaaataagaatatagaaagACTAGAGAGAGATTAAGAATAGAGTCAAGTAAAGAATAGTCTCCTCCACTCAAACAGAAACTGTGACACTGTGTGAATGGTTTTGTCTTTGTTGTGTGGTCGTAAGTGTGTTTAACTAGTAATAGAGTATTAGTCATATTGATATGCTTTAACTAGTAatagagtatatatatattttttttctgcgCCTTGCGTTGCGTCTTGAGCCTAGGGTCAGGACCCCTTAGCGccttgcgcctttaacaactatggctAAATGACAACCTCATATGACCAAATGAACAAAATGACTATATGACCTAAGGAACAAATGACCGAGCTGCATTATATTTCCCCTTTTCATTTCATTCTCTTATATACTTGTGTTCTAGTTCTTGAATAGCCTTGGGAATGGAGTATTGCTGCAATTGAGAGTACACACAGTTACGTGTCAGTTTCTGCATTTTTTTagttgaatttctttttggTTTCTCTCTTGCAACACCAGTCCTGTCCTATAAGGAATTCAAAAAAGGACATTTTCTTTATAATGTGTTAATTGTGATGTGCACCTGATTATTGCCTTATAAATAATAGGCCTCAATGTTGGAATATACATGACATTGTCAAAAGATCAGAGTTTACTATCCGTTCTGATCTACCTCATTGCTGTTTACGCCCTGCTCCAGAGTCTTCTCGTGACAAAAATGAATGGGGAATTTTTTTGTCTTATCTTCATGAGAGGAACAAGGTAATTTTGttctatatatgtatatataaaatgaGTGTCATATTCTTGTTTAACCCTTTAATTGCATTTAGCATGAGCGATCTCTTTCTTGTGTGAGTTCTTCTCTTGCATTGTGGGATTCAAATATGTTTACTCCCTTACAATGACTGCCTGACTATTTGAAGAAAGATATTGTGAtgtattttcttctttttctactGTCTAGAATTCCAAAATCCTGAGAAATATTTAAGCTTTATTCTTCTTTCCTTTTGctctattaaaaaatattaaaattttatgaaaTTGTTGAAACTTATCAAAACATCTCCAAGCATGGATGAGTGTGGAGCTAAATTTGAAAGTACAGACATCATTATTTTTGCAGGTTGCAATTGCAAACTGTACATCTTGTCAGTTTTATATACTTCCTCCCGAAGCTGCTGGACGTACCCATGTTAGAGTTGCATATCAGCAGGGGAAAGCATCCAACAAGCATAGCGGTCAAAAGCATTGTGAATCAGGTGCATTATAATTAGTCATTGCCTCATTGGATGTACTCTATGTTGCACGAAGACTTCTCTTTAGTAGCGTTCTGCGTTTCGTGTctatttttgtttgaaggctattttatgaaggttatgttttagaaataacgtttccagTGTCCCTTTTTGTGTCCATGCAACATAGGGTGTACTTTATTGTTGGGTGATGATAGGCTTAGGGGCTTGGTGATGTAGCCTGATTTCATCTTTTAATGCTAAATGTGAAGGAGAACGAATGCCTCAtttattttctgattttttcttTATAGTTGTGGATACAACAGAGGTATGTCAATCCGTGCGGAAAAACATGGACCCAGATGAGAAATGTAGTAATAGTAGCACAATGTCACCTATTCACAATGATAAAGAGTCCGTTTCTGGGAAAGATGTATATATGAAAACAATTccaaaaattgaagaaaatgaTGGTTGTGTTAAATTTCCAGAATCAACTGATGCACTTAAAGGTGGTGATCCAACAAAAAGACATCAGTCTTGTAGTGTGAAACTGGAAGCGCCCTTAGTGAAAAATTATGTGCGAGCAGACCCAAGTTACTTGCAAACTCTTGGTCAAGCACATTCAGGATGGATTTTTGGTGCAATAGCTGAGCTTGTTGATAATTcaagagatgcaaaagcaagCAGGTAGCTTATCCTTTGGCctcattttttttgttgtttgttgattCAGTACTATAGTTGATATATCTGATTTGAAATGTTTGCTGCAGCATCTTTTTCCAAGTTAGCTTATtacttgtgttatttatattGACAGACTGGATATTTCTATTGAAATTGTATATTCAAAGAGAGTTGGAAAGCGTATTCCTATGTTGTCAATTATAGACGATGGTCGTGGAATGACCCATGAGGAGATTGTGAAAATGACTTGTTTTGGGCACAAGAAGCCAGATACAGATGATGTGACTCGTATAGGACGATTTGGTGTTGGATTTAAGGTAAGCCTTTGTAGTTTTTTGTATTTCTGTTAGGAACTGTTCGGTTTTCCTATCCCGCTCTATAATTGCATTGTATTTGTTATTGTTACTCTAATATTGTGGATTATGTTGATAAAATGAATATGCTAGTTTAAGCTATagtttgatttcaattcatacATTTGATACGATTGAAAATTCCTTCTggaattaatttgtaaatgaATTTTCATGCTTGGTATGACAGCTTAAGGTTCGTAATTCAATTAAATTCCACAAAGTTTTGCTTCAGTTTTATATAATTCCATGAAATTGAAATCCAACATTTTTAAATTCCAAGCAACAAAATTTAGAAATTCAAATAAGTCTACAAAATTTTGTGGCATTCAGTATTCTTAGCAACCCTCCAATAATTATATGATGTGGCTAATGTTGATATGGATATTGATGTCGCAGACTGGCGCAATGAGGCTTGGAAAGGATGCTCTTGTTCTTACACAGACTGCTAAGTCCAGATCTATAGCCTTTCTCTCACAATCTTTAAACGAAGGAAAAGATGTATACTGAAGACATAAGCTTATTTTGGTTGTTCGATTTTTATTTACCGCCCTTTATCTGTTCCTTATCATCTTAATTACATTGGTTTTCGCAGGATCTGGAGATTCCCACCATAAGCTACCGTAGAGAAGGACAGTTTATGGAAATAGACACAGATGTCCAGTCTGAAGCTTCAGCAAAGTACAACCTGAAAGCTGTAAAGGAATTTTCACACTTTGATAAGTATTTGATTGGTGAAAAGGCAGGTTTATTCCAGGGAAATCACACAGCTACAGCTACAGGAACACAAGTATATATATGGAATCTAGATGAATGGGGCAAAGATTACTGTCTGGAATGGACTACTGGACTTCTTGGTGGTAGTTCCTTTCACAAAGGCGACATACTTATACGTTCTAGAAGGGTTCGGTCTCGTCCTGGCCAGATGAGTCAAAAGGTTTGCCATCGTCTTTTCTTATTAGAACTATAATAAGCCGTTTCTGTAATATATGAAAATTGGACACACAGTTTCGTCTCGGAAACGCGTTTCTGATACAAAAACAGATTCCAATTCCAAAGACAAAACAAAACGACTCATAATTAGGAACTGATTCTACAACTTCTCAATTAGTAATTAATAATAACGTATATTTAGTGATTCTAATCTATAAATATGTTAGTGCATAATCGTTCTAATCTCCACTTCTCCTTCACGAATCACATGtatttagttatattacaaaaagtCTTCTATAATCATGTTTAgataagagtgttttaatttcttttataggtatttagttatattaaaaaatttcaaatagtAAATTATAGATTTCTAAGAATAATTCTTGCTTGTTATTCCTCAATAGAAGAGACACAGTGGCCTAGTTTTACAACCTTCTATCCGCAGACAGACGGTCAGAGTGAACGTACCATTCAAACTTTGGAGGCTATGTTAAGAGTATTAGATATTAGATATTCTCAAGATTATATTGTTTAGTTATAAGATCACACTGTATCTAGTTAGTTAGTCATTCACTACAACGTGAACTCTACATTGTATTTATACTAAATTACACATCAATAATATTCAGTGATTCATACTCTattatggtatcagagacctaattttctttccttctctccAACCCtaactcctcctcctcttcgCATTCTACCGAAACACTTCCATCCATTCCGCTCCGCCGACCTCATCACCGGCAACCATGACAACCACCACCGGCCCCACTTCCGGCAACTCCCACAACACCCCTCCAAATTCCGACGAGTCCGCCACTCCTCCCAACTCCGGCCACTCCGCCTCCAACCCAAACCAAAACACCAACAGTCCGAATTATCACCCAGCCCTAACCGTCTCCAACATTTCGAcatttatcaaaatcaatctcgACATCGAGAAAGGCCAATACCCGACCTGGGCTGCCTTGTTCAAACTTCATGCCACGGCATTTTCAGGTTCTTGACCATATTCTTCCTTCCCAAACCACCGATCCTTCCACTCCCTCCCTTCAAGACACAAACCCTGATCTCTGGAAACGCATTGACGCTGTTGTCCTCCAGTGGATATACAGTACTATTTCCCTTGAACTTTTACACACTATAATTGAAGCAGATTCGTCTACGGCTCAGGCCTGGAAACAACTCCAGGACATTTTTTCAGATAATAAGAACTCCCGTGCCCTCTTCCTCAACAAGAATTCTCCAAAATCAAGCTTGAAAGCTTCTCTGACATTTCCTCCTACTGTCAACATCTCAAATCCCTGTCTGATCAGCTCTCCAATGTTGACTGTCCTGTTACTAATGATCAAATGGTTCTGCAGCTTATTTCTGGCTTAACAGATGCCTATGACACTGTCGGCACCCAGATTCGCCATGGCGACCCCCTTCCGCCTTTCCACAAGGCCCGATCCATGCTTATTCTCGAAGAAACGGCATGAGCTCGCAAGAGTTCTCCTTCCCCTGACACGGTAGCTCTTACCGCCGCTACAGACACCGCCGACCCGCCATCTCACTACACACCATCTCGGCATGTGCCAAACCGATCGCACCACGCTCCTCGTGGCGGTCGACCATATTGCGGAAGAGGAGGGCGACACAGCAATCGTCCGTCCAGCTCCTCCTACCGTCCGGTTTATCCGTGGGCCCCATACTACCCCTGGGCACCGCAGCAACCTTGGGCCAGTCCGCCCTGCCCATACCCGACGGCACCCTGGCCTCAGCCGTCCCCTCATGGTCGCCCCCAATCACAGTCTGTCATCCTTGGCCCGCGACCTAACTTGCCGCAGGCACATATCAACATGGCTGGCCCCTCTTATGCTCCAACCGACATTGAACAAGCCATGCACACCATGTCCATCACACCTCCTGATCAATGGCATATGGACACCGGAGCTACATCACACATGACGGCTAATCAAGGTACACTCACTTCTTATTTTGATTCGCGCCTCAATGGTAATATTGTTGTTGGTAATGGTAATTGTGTACCCATTTTGGGCTCTGGTAATGCATATTTAGCCACTAAACACCACCCcctcaaattaaaaaatgtaCTGCATGCCCCTCAATTAATCAAAAATCTCATTTCTGTCCGTCAATTTACTACTGATAACAAAGTTTCTGTTGAATTTGATCCTTTGGGTTTCtctgtgaaggatttacagATGGGAACGCGtatcatgagatgtaatagTACCGGGGATCTCTATCCAGTCGTGTCTAGTTCGTCTCCCTCAC of the Euphorbia lathyris chromosome 7, ddEupLath1.1, whole genome shotgun sequence genome contains:
- the LOC136200999 gene encoding uncharacterized protein isoform X2, yielding MGDQPLKSDKSFNEDCKQYVLVKKDGKVICRTQCLNPPENLPQCWNIHDIVKRSEFTIRSDLPHCCLRPAPESSRDKNEWGIFLSYLHERNKVAIANCTSCQFYILPPEAAGRTHVRVAYQQGKASNKHSGQKHCESVVDTTEVCQSVRKNMDPDEKCSNSSTMSPIHNDKESVSGKDVYMKTIPKIEENDGCVKFPESTDALKGGDPTKRHQSCSVKLEAPLVKNYVRADPSYLQTLGQAHSGWIFGAIAELVDNSRDAKASRLDISIEIVYSKRVGKRIPMLSIIDDGRGMTHEEIVKMTCFGHKKPDTDDVTRIGRFGVGFKTGAMRLGKDALVLTQTAKSRSIAFLSQSLNEGKDDLEIPTISYRREGQFMEIDTDVQSEASAKYNLKAVKEFSHFDKYLIGEKAGLFQGNHTATATGTQVYIWNLDEWGKDYCLEWTTGLLGGSSFHKGDILIRSRRVRSRPGQMSQKVPLDYSLRAYLEVIFLVPRMRIYVQGSLVKSRPLAQSLNQTCEVVGNICGRSVHLTLGRCQLEWEQGNCGMFLYWHGRLIEAYKRVGGMVHSGEVGRGVIGVIDVSDFMDDGSSRVSVHNNKQGFQDCEPYARLEEWLGKKADEYWDKNYDTVQLKKGGLLYKPDDEWVQCNKCRKWRMLISGFDSNNLPLEWFCYMKPFEGSCETPEQKIQHGVITVSTKRSGYASPDVEDDATITSEGGSDTDGNQTKNNRQGFKRIRKGLPRTSKKGKS
- the LOC136200999 gene encoding uncharacterized protein isoform X1; protein product: MGDQPLKSDKSFNEDCKQYVLVKKDGKVICRTQCLNPPENLPQCWNIHDIVKRSEFTIRSDLPHCCLRPAPESSRDKNEWGIFLSYLHERNKVAIANCTSCQFYILPPEAAGRTHVRVAYQQGKASNKHSGQKHCESVVDTTEVCQSVRKNMDPDEKCSNSSTMSPIHNDKESVSGKDVYMKTIPKIEENDGCVKFPESTDALKGGDPTKRHQSCSVKLEAPLVKNYVRADPSYLQTLGQAHSGWIFGAIAELVDNSRDAKASRLDISIEIVYSKRVGKRIPMLSIIDDGRGMTHEEIVKMTCFGHKKPDTDDVTRIGRFGVGFKTGAMRLGKDALVLTQTAKSRSIAFLSQSLNEGKDDLEIPTISYRREGQFMEIDTDVQSEASAKYNLKAVKEFSHFDKYLIGEKAGLFQGNHTATATGTQVYIWNLDEWGKDYCLEWTTGLLGGSSFHKGDILIRSRRVRSRPGQMSQKVPLDYSLRAYLEVIFLVPRMRIYVQGSLVKSRPLAQSLNQTCEVVGNICGRSVHLTLGRCQLEWEQGNCGMFLYWHGRLIEAYKRVGGMVHSGEVGRGVIGVIDVSDFMVMDDGSSRVSVHNNKQGFQDCEPYARLEEWLGKKADEYWDKNYDTVQLKKGGLLYKPDDEWVQCNKCRKWRMLISGFDSNNLPLEWFCYMKPFEGSCETPEQKIQHGVITVSTKRSGYASPDVEDDATITSEGGSDTDGNQTKNNRQGFKRIRKGLPRTSKKGKS
- the LOC136200999 gene encoding uncharacterized protein isoform X3; the encoded protein is MGDQPLKSDKSFNEDCKQYVLVKKDGKVICRTQCLNPPENLPQCWNIHDIVKRSEFTIRSDLPHCCLRPAPESSRDKNEWGIFLSYLHERNKVAIANCTSCQFYILPPEAAGRTHVRVAYQQGKASNKHSGQKHCESESTDALKGGDPTKRHQSCSVKLEAPLVKNYVRADPSYLQTLGQAHSGWIFGAIAELVDNSRDAKASRLDISIEIVYSKRVGKRIPMLSIIDDGRGMTHEEIVKMTCFGHKKPDTDDVTRIGRFGVGFKTGAMRLGKDALVLTQTAKSRSIAFLSQSLNEGKDDLEIPTISYRREGQFMEIDTDVQSEASAKYNLKAVKEFSHFDKYLIGEKAGLFQGNHTATATGTQVYIWNLDEWGKDYCLEWTTGLLGGSSFHKGDILIRSRRVRSRPGQMSQKVPLDYSLRAYLEVIFLVPRMRIYVQGSLVKSRPLAQSLNQTCEVVGNICGRSVHLTLGRCQLEWEQGNCGMFLYWHGRLIEAYKRVGGMVHSGEVGRGVIGVIDVSDFMVMDDGSSRVSVHNNKQGFQDCEPYARLEEWLGKKADEYWDKNYDTVQLKKGGLLYKPDDEWVQCNKCRKWRMLISGFDSNNLPLEWFCYMKPFEGSCETPEQKIQHGVITVSTKRSGYASPDVEDDATITSEGGSDTDGNQTKNNRQGFKRIRKGLPRTSKKGKS